The following are encoded in a window of Bradyrhizobium guangdongense genomic DNA:
- a CDS encoding type I secretion system permease/ATPase: protein MTIAPNFDADAGMMALVVLLRLHGVSADPDQLSHRFAHRALGTQEILLGAKELGLRAHCYKTKWVKLSATPLPGIAVLKDGKFLILAKLVGDKALVQSPLSPRPILMNRAEFEAIWDGKVILMTRRAGLSDLSRRFGISWFLAALNKYRHIFARVLVASFFLQLFALVSPLFFQIVIDKVLVHRSLGTLDVLVIGLVTISLFETILGILRTYVFAHTTNRIDVELGARLFRHLLALPISYFQTRRVGDTVARVRELENIRNFLTSSALTLVIDLFFTLVFLGVMFIYSPMLTFMVMGSFPLYIAISAVAAPMFRSRLDEKFQRGAENQAFLVESVNGVETLKSMAVEPEMQRRWEEQLAGYVSASFRVLSLGNTASQLTQFVNKMVTAAILYFGAKLVIDGTLTIGELVAFNIMSGRVGAPVLRLAQIWQDFHQARLSVARLGDILNTTPERTYSSGQSALPPIRGEIALEHVTFRYRVDGPEILHDINLSVAAGQVIGIVGSSGSGKSTLAKLLQRLYVPETGRILVDGIDLSVVDPSWLRRQIGVVLQENVLFNCSVRDNIALADRAMPIERIIAAAQIAGAHEFILELPNGYDTIIGERGSTMSGGQRQRIAIARALVMTPRILIFDEATSSLDYESERVIQQNMPLIARGRTVFIIAHRLSTVRRCDRIIAIDRGRIVEDGTHDELVNSGGRYASLHRIQAGLHEVR, encoded by the coding sequence ATGACGATCGCACCGAATTTCGACGCAGATGCCGGCATGATGGCTCTCGTCGTTTTGCTTAGGCTTCACGGCGTCAGCGCCGACCCCGATCAGCTGAGCCATCGCTTTGCCCACCGCGCGCTTGGTACCCAGGAGATCCTGTTGGGCGCCAAAGAGCTCGGGCTGCGGGCACACTGTTACAAGACGAAATGGGTGAAGCTCTCGGCCACGCCGCTTCCCGGCATCGCAGTTCTTAAGGATGGCAAGTTCCTGATCCTCGCCAAGCTCGTGGGCGACAAGGCACTGGTCCAATCGCCGCTGTCGCCCCGCCCTATCCTGATGAACAGAGCTGAATTCGAGGCGATCTGGGACGGCAAAGTCATCCTGATGACACGGCGGGCGGGCCTCTCCGACCTCTCGCGCCGGTTCGGGATATCGTGGTTCCTGGCAGCACTGAATAAGTATCGACACATATTCGCGCGAGTCCTCGTCGCCTCGTTCTTCCTCCAGCTCTTTGCGCTTGTTTCGCCACTATTCTTTCAGATCGTCATCGACAAGGTGCTGGTCCACCGCAGCCTCGGGACACTCGACGTCCTCGTCATCGGCCTTGTCACCATCTCGCTGTTCGAAACGATTCTCGGCATCTTGAGAACCTATGTGTTCGCGCACACGACCAACCGCATCGACGTCGAATTGGGCGCACGGCTTTTCCGGCATCTCCTGGCGCTACCGATCTCCTATTTTCAGACACGACGGGTCGGCGATACAGTTGCACGCGTTCGCGAGCTCGAGAATATCCGCAACTTTCTCACGAGCTCGGCGCTCACCCTGGTCATCGACCTGTTTTTCACCCTCGTTTTCCTCGGCGTCATGTTCATCTACTCCCCCATGCTCACTTTCATGGTGATGGGGTCCTTCCCGCTCTATATCGCGATATCCGCGGTTGCCGCGCCGATGTTTCGCAGCAGGCTCGATGAAAAATTCCAGCGTGGCGCCGAAAATCAGGCGTTCCTGGTCGAAAGCGTCAACGGTGTCGAGACGCTCAAGTCTATGGCGGTCGAGCCCGAGATGCAGCGCAGATGGGAAGAGCAGCTGGCGGGATATGTCTCCGCGAGTTTTCGCGTGCTGAGCCTCGGCAATACAGCCAGCCAACTCACCCAGTTCGTCAACAAGATGGTGACCGCCGCCATTCTCTATTTCGGCGCCAAACTTGTCATCGATGGCACCTTGACGATCGGTGAACTCGTCGCCTTCAACATCATGTCAGGCCGGGTCGGCGCGCCGGTTCTTCGGCTTGCCCAGATTTGGCAGGATTTTCACCAGGCGAGGCTTTCTGTCGCGAGGCTGGGCGACATTCTAAATACGACGCCGGAACGGACCTACAGTTCAGGCCAGTCGGCACTTCCTCCAATTCGCGGCGAGATCGCCCTGGAGCACGTCACGTTTCGGTACAGGGTCGACGGACCGGAGATATTGCACGATATCAACTTATCGGTCGCAGCAGGCCAGGTGATCGGCATCGTCGGCTCATCGGGCTCGGGCAAGAGTACGCTCGCGAAATTGCTTCAACGATTATACGTGCCGGAGACCGGAAGAATCCTGGTGGACGGAATCGACCTTAGCGTCGTTGATCCTTCCTGGTTGCGCCGGCAGATTGGGGTTGTGCTCCAGGAGAACGTTCTGTTCAACTGCTCGGTGCGCGACAACATTGCACTTGCTGATCGCGCGATGCCTATCGAAAGGATCATAGCAGCCGCGCAGATCGCCGGCGCTCACGAGTTCATCCTCGAACTTCCAAATGGCTACGACACGATCATCGGAGAACGCGGAAGCACGATGTCAGGGGGGCAGCGGCAGCGGATAGCCATCGCTCGCGCCCTGGTGATGACACCACGGATCCTGATTTTCGATGAAGCGACCAGCTCTCTGGATTATGAAAGTGAGCGCGTCATCCAGCAAAATATGCCGCTGATCGCACGCGGGCGGACGGTTTTCATCATCGCTCACCGCCTGTCGACGGTGCGGCGATGCGACCGCATCATAGCGATTGATCGTGGCCGGATTGTAGAGGACGGCACTCACGACGAACTGGTGAATTCCGGCGGCCGCTACGCTTCCCTTCATCGCATTCAGGCAGGACTCCATGAAGTTCGCTGA